In Silene latifolia isolate original U9 population chromosome X, ASM4854445v1, whole genome shotgun sequence, the following proteins share a genomic window:
- the LOC141622932 gene encoding pentatricopeptide repeat-containing protein At5g59600-like — translation MFISLRKSTLHISGKATYITNRFFETSSEAYLTYVEKCGHTRSLRLGQTIHARLVVNGLVGKTHFASKLVAMYVECSELGIARKLFDEMPQSNYRRWIVLIGAYAKCGFYREALDFLWEMSAEGVKANNYVLPSALKACGHLSEWRTGKEIHGLILRNSFEDDAYVCSALVDMYSKCGFVEKARRVFNSMVKKDLVTVNALVSGYVHLGLLKEALNLVKDAQLTGLRPNVVTWNTLLAGFSQAGDDSMVDELFELMRVSGIEPDVVSWTSIISGLVKNFRNNEAFVTFLKMLDSGCFPTTNTISSLLSACANVGNVTWGKEIHGFAMRNGLDEDVYVKSALIDMYAKCGSIYQASTLFHKMSKRNTPTWNSMIFGYANHGYCNEAIELFKRMEIEEKEKLDHLTFTAVLTACSHGGMVEVGKNVFKSMEEKYAIKARLEHYACLVDLVGRAGRLMEAYDIIIKEMPMEPDLFVWGAFLGACRQHDNVELAEVAAKRLAELEPQGAGPSLLSGLYAGKGSWGNVARLKKRIKKEKKKLKSLPGCSW, via the coding sequence ATGTTTATTTCTTTAAGAAAATCCACCCTGCACATATCTGGCAAGGCAACCTACATTACTAACCGTTTTTTCGAAACATCCTCCGAAGCGTACTTGACTTACGTCGAAAAATGTGGCCACACTCGATCGTTACGATTAGGACAAACCATACATGCCCGTTTAGTCGTAAACGGGTTGGTTGGTAAGACCCATTTTGCTTCCAAGCTCGTAGCAATGTATGTCGAATGTAGTGAATTGGGGATTGCCCGGAAACTGTTCGATGAAATGCCGCAGTCAAATTATCGACGATGGATCGTTCTTATCGGGGCGTATGCGAAATGTGGGTTTTATAGGGAAGCATTGGATTTTTTGTGGGAAATGTCGGCGGAAGGAGTGAAGGCGAATAATTATGTCCTTCCTAGTGCTCTTAAGGCTTGTGGGCATCTATCGGAATGGCGGACAGGGAAGGAAATACATGGTTTGATTTTGAGGAATTCGTTCGAGGACGATGCTTATGTTTGTAGTGCTCTGGTGGATATGTACTCTAAATGTGGGTTCGTCGAGAAAGCGAGGAGGGTTTTTAACAGCATGGTTAAGAAGGATTTAGTAACCGTAAATGCTCTGGTTTCCGGTTATGTTCACTTGGGGCTGTTGAAAGAGGCACTAAATCTAGTTAAAGATGCGCAGTTGACGGGATTGAGACCGAATGTTGTAACTTGGAATACTTTACTTGCAGGGTTTTCGCAAGCAGGGGATGACTCGATGGTGGATGAACTATTTGAGTTGATGCGCGTTAGTGGGATTGAGCCGGATGTGGTGTCGTGGACCTCTATCATATCGGGTTTGGTGAAGAACTTTAGAAATAATGAAGCTTTTGTCACATTCCTAAAAATGCTGGATTCCGGCTGCTTTCCAACGACGAATACAATTAGCAGTCTCTTATCGGCTTGTGCTAATGTCGGGAATGTGACATGGGGGAAGGAGATACACGGGTTTGCAATGCGGAATGGACTTGACGAGGACGTTTATGTAAAGAGTGCACTAATTGACATGTATGCAAAATGTGGATCAATATATCAAGCATCAACCTTATTTCATAAAATGTCGAAAAGAAATACTCCTACGTGGAACTCGATGATATTTGGATATGCTAATCACGGTTATTGTAATGAAGCAATAGAGCTCTTTAAAAGGATGGAAATCGAAGAGAAAGAAAAACTGGATCATCTGACATTCACTGCGGTGTTAACAGCTTGTAGCCATGGTGGAATGGTGGAGGTCGGAAAAAACGTGTTTAAATCAATGGAAGAGAAGTATGCTATAAAGGCAAGACTCGAGCATTATGCGTGTTTGGTGGATCTCGTAGGTCGAGCAGGAAGATTAATGGAAGCTTATGATATAATAATCAAAGAGATGCCAATGGAGCCTGATTTGTTTGTATGGGGAGCATTTCTAGGAGCTTGTAGGCAACATGATAACGTAGAGCTTGCAGAGGTAGCGGCAAAGCGTTTGGCTGAGCTGGAACCTCAGGGAGCAGGGCCGAGTTTATTGTCGGGTTTATATGCTGGAAAAGGGAGCTGGGGAAATGTGGCTAGATTGAAGAAGCGGattaagaaggagaagaagaaattGAAAAGTTTGCCAGGATGTAGTTGGTAA
- the LOC141622933 gene encoding pumilio homolog 3-like, translating into MLPELGRRPGIGGGGNNKESFGEELEKEIGVLLRERRRQGKEFTDSNSEGERELNRLRSGSAPPTVEGSLSAVGGLFSNGNGGFPELARRKDSNVGMSEEELRLDPAYLSYYYSKMNLNPRLPPPLLSKEDWRLTQRLQDGGTVVGGIGDRRKVKKTENGPGRSPFLMPPGFKPKKEEGEVQPEKVQGTADWGQGGLPGIGLRPKQKSFAEIFQNDMGCADPPSRHPSRPTSRNAFDENVDALGSVEAELAVLQREAAYIQGSSATNIHRPSVTQNVATPTSYSYAAALGSSLSRSNTPDPQHIARVPSPCPTPIGEGRAGVTKKIVTNAKSFNSMSSGTNDSSDLVAALSGMNLAKNGNIDNGNHLLSQLEQEHFSNMHSGYEHGKQQAFLNRSNPGHIHMPSAHHSGAFGNIGVADSWSPPGELLKAGSNFGASYSKKPTPYSLNGDVLPPHYNHLDGSHRTNSSYTNYGISMMDSQLGNYDTYVGNASQASLQDTMYLQQLRSAEYAAHYAALTDLALDKRSVKLLQKAYLGLVMSPKTTQFGTTGNKPKGPNHGYYGNHAFDIGMGYPGTPLSSPVIPNLPGGFGNPIRQKELSMLNADAIRNLGGGTGPWHMDSSFGSSLLEEFKSNKTKSFELSEIANHVVEFSADQYGSRFIQQKLETATVDEKNMVFEEINPHVLSLMTDVFGNYVIQKFFEHGLDHHKRELASQLDNRVLSLSLQMYGCRVIQKAIEVVDVDQKINMVHELDGYIMRCVRDQNGNHVIQKCIECVPEEHIQFIVESFFDQVVTLSTHCYGCRVIQRVLEHCKDPITQSKVMDEVLGSVSMLAQDQYGNYVIQHVLEHGKPHERTAIIKELAGKIVIMSQQKFASNVVEKCLTFGDAEEREILMNEMLGSTDENEPLQAMMKDQFANYVIQKVLEICSDEKREYILSRIKVHLNALKKYTYGKHIVARVEKLVFTAERRIASQIAEPS; encoded by the exons ATGTTACCTGAATTAGGAAGGAGACCTGGAATTGGTGGAGGTGGGAACAATAAGGAATCATTTGGGGAGGAATTAGAGAAGGAGATAGGGGTGTTGCTTCGTGAACGAAGGAGGCAAGGCAAAGAATTTACCGATTCAAATAGTGAAGGGGAGCGTGAGTTAAATAGGCTGAGGAGTGGTTCTGCCCCTCCAACTGTTGAGGGATCCTTAAGTGCTGTAGGAGGGCTGTTTAGTAATGGTAATGGTGGGTTTCCGGAGTTAGCTCGGAGGAAGGATAGTAATGTGGGTATGTCTGAAGAGGAGCTTAGGTTGGACCCCGCGTATTTGTCGTATTATTACTCTAAAATGAACTTAAACCCTAGATTGCCGCCACCTTTGTTGTCAAAGGAGGATTGGAGGTTGACACAGAGGTTGCAAGATGGGGGGACGGTGGTTGGCGGGATTGGTGATAGGAGGAAAGTGAAAAAGACTGAGAATGGGCCTGGTAGGTCACCCTTTCTTATGCCGCCTGGTTTTAAACCTAAGAAAGAAGAGGGGGAGGTTCAGCCGGAGAAGGTCCAGGGAACAGCCGACTGGGGTCAAGGTGGGTTGCCAGGTATCGGGCTTCGTCCTAAACAGAAGAGTTTTGCTGAGATTTTTCAG AATGACATGGGCTGCGCCGATCCCCCCTCAAGGCACCCTTCTCGCCCGACCAGTCGTAATGCTTTTGATGAAAATGTTGATGCATTAGGTTCAGTTGAAGCTGAGCTGGCTGTTTTACAGCGTGAGGCCGCTTATATTCAAGGTTCTTCAGCCACTAATATTCATCGTCCTTCCGTAACTCAGAATGTTGCTACTCCTACTTCATATTCTTATGCTGCTGCTTTGGGTTCATCGTTGTCAAGAAGCAATACTCCTGATCCTCAACATATAGCTAGGGTTCCCAGTCCTTGCCCTACTCCAATTGGCGAAGGCCGAGCAGGAGTAACAAAAAAGATTGTTACTAATGCGAAGTCCTTCAATAGCATGTCATCAGGAACGAATGACTCTTCTGATCTCGTAGCTGCTTTGTCTGGTATGAACCTGGCGAAAAATGGTAATATTGACAATGGAAATCATTTGCTGTCACAACTTGAACAAGAACACTTTTCTAATATGCATAGTGGCTATGAACATGGTAAGCAACAAGCTTTTCTGAACAGGTCTAATCCTGGGCATATCCATATGCCATCTGCCCATCACTCTGGTGCTTTTGGCAATATAGGGGTTGCTGACTCTTGGAGCCCACCAGGGGAGCTACTTAAAGCCGGCTCTAATTTTGGGGCCTCTTATTCTAAGAAACCAACTCCGTATTCTCTTAATGGCGATGTCTTGCCACCTCATTATAACCATTTAGATGGAAGTCATCGAACGAACTCATCGTATACAAATTATGGCATTAGTATGATGGATAGCCAACTTGGAAACTATGATACATACGTTGGAAATGCTTCTCAGGCATCTCTACAAGATACCATGTATCTTCAACAGTTGAGATCCGCTGAGTATGCTGCACATTATGCTGCATTAACTGATCTAGCTCTTGATAAACGTTCTGTGAAATTGCTTCAGAAAGCATATTTGGGGTTAGTAATGTCTCCAAAGACGACTCAGTTTGGTACTACAGGAAACAAACCCAAAGGGCCAAATCATGGATATTATGGAAATCATGCATTTGATATTGGAATGGGATATCCTGGAACTCCATTATCGAGCCCAGTTATCCCGAATTTGCCTGGTGGATTTGGTAATCCTATCAGGCAGAAGGAGCTCAGCATGCTGAATGCCGATGCCATCAGAAACTTAGGAGGTGGTACGGGACCGTGGCACATGGATAGCAGCTTTGGGTCGTCTCTCTTGGAAGAGTTTAAGAGCAATAAAACAAAGAGCTTTGAGCTATCAGAGATTGCAAACCACGTTGTGGAGTTCAG TGCGGATCAGTATGGAAGTCGTTTTATTCAGCAAAAACTCGAAACTGCTACAGTAGATGAGAAAAACATGGTGTTTGAAGAAATTAACCCACATGTTCTGTCTTTGATGACTGATGTTTTTGGGAATTATGTGATTCAAAAG TTTTTCGAGCATGGACTGGATCACCATAAAAGAGAGCTCGCCAGTCAGCTTGATAATCGTGTCCTGAGCCTCAGCCTGCAAATGTATGGCTGTCGCGTTATCCAGAAG GCCATTGAAGTAGTTGATGTTGATCAGAAGATTAATATGGTTCATGAGCTTGATGGTTATATTATGCGCTGTGTACGTGACCAGAATGGGAACCATGTAATCCAGAAGTGTATCGAGTGTGTCCCTGAAGAGCATATTCAGTTCATAGTTGAATCATTCTTTGATCAAGTTGTTACTCTTTCTACTCATTGTTATGGGTGCCGTGTGATTCAG AGGGTTTTAGAGCACTGTAAAGATCCCATCACACAGAGTAAAGTTATGGATGAGGTTCTGGGATCAGTTAGCATGCTAGCGCAAGATCAGTATGGCAATTATGTGATTCAG CATGTACTGGAGCACGGGAAGCCACATGAGCGAACAGCCATAATCAAAGAGTTAGCTGGAAAGATAGTCATAATGAGTCAGCAGAAGTTCGCCTCCAATGTTGTGGAGAaatgtttgacttttggtgaTGCCGAAGAACGAGAAATTTTGATGAATGAGATGCTTGGCTCTACTGATGAAAATGAGCCTCTTCAA GCTATGATGAAAGACCAATTTGCAAACTACGTTATTCAGAAGGTGTTAGAAATCTGTAGTGACGAGAAGAGGGAGTATATCCTATCACGGATTAAGGTTCATCTGAATGCATTGAAGAAGTACACTTATGGCAAGCATATTGTTGCTCGGGTCGAGAAGCTTGTTTTTACTGCAG AAAGGAGAATTGCCTCACAAATTGCGGAACCATCATAG